GCGAACTGTTCGCGGATCTGCTGGGCGAGGAAGCCCATCCACATCGGGACGTGCTGCTCGGCCGGCACGACCAACTCGTCGACCGATTTCATAAAGTAACTTTACCATCTGCAGATAGGCAAGTAGCTTTACCATATGACCACGGGACAGGTCGGGGGCCGCGGGAGCGTGTTGGGGCCCGCCGAGGTGAGCGATGCCGAACTGGAGCGGATCGTCGCGGAGTGGCTGGGCCATCCGCCGGATACCGTCCGGCTGCTGCGCTGCGTCGCGGAGGTGGTGCCCTACGAGCTCGAGGCGATCACCACGGCGGGCCGGTACTGGGTCTACGGGGCGGTCGCCACTCCCGACGGTGAGCAGCCGTTCCGGTTCTTCGTCAAGCATGTCCGGTCGTTCGCGCGTTCGCCGCGGTTCGCGATGGTGCCCCCGCACCTGCGGGAGTGGGCCGCGGACACGGTGCCGTGGCGGTCGGAAGCCCGGGTCTATGCCTCGGATCTGGCCGACCGGCTGCCGCCGGGGCTGCGCATGCCGCGGGTCGCGGCGATCCGGGAGCTCGACGAGTTCTCGACGGCGATCTGGCTGGAGGCAGTGCCGGCGGTGCCGCACACCTGGACCGTCGCCGACCTCGGTCGCGCCGCGCACTCGATCGGCCGGCTGGCGGCCCGCCCGGCGGTCCAGGAACTGAACGCCATCGGCGGGCACCCGGCCAGCCACCCGATCCGGTCCTACGTCGACGGACGGTTCATGAGCCAAGTTCGGCCGATGCTCTTCGACGACGCGATCTGGTTGCATCCGCTGCTCACAGCGAGTTTCGACGGCGCGTTGATCGAGCGGCTGCGGGTCGCCGCGGATGCGGTTCCGGCCTACGCGGACGAGCTGGACGCGCTGCCGTCCGCCGCGTCGCATGGTGATGCCAGCACCAACAACCTGCTGGTCCGGGCGGATACCGACGAGCTGACCCTGATCGACTTCGGCTTCTGGACACCCAAACCGCTGGGCTTCGACATCCGGCAACTGCTGATCGGTGAGGTGCAGTTGGGTCGCCGGCCGGCCGCCGACCTGCCCGCGATCGATGCGGCGGTGACCGCCGGGTATCTCGCCGGGGTCCGGGACGAGGGTGACGCTACCGACCCGCAGGCGATCCGCCGTTGCCACGCGCTGTGCCTGCTGCTCTACTCCGGGTTGTCGCTCTTCCCCTGGGAACAGCTCGGCGATCCGTCGGCGATCACCCCTGAACAGGTGGCCGCGGCTCGGGAACGTGCCGCCGCGACGCGGTTCTGTCTCGACTTGGCCGAGGCGGCGCCGTAGCCGGGGCTGCCATACGATCGATCGTGATGAGCAGCGGCGATACCGGCAGCGGCGCGGACCTCTCCGATCCGGTCCCGGTCGTCGTCGGCCTGTTGGGGGAGATCGCCGTGTGCCGGGACGGGCAGCTGGCGGCGCTCTCGGGCGGTCGCGCCCGGGTGCTGCTGACCGCGTTGGCGATCGACCCGGGTCGCAGCCACAGTGCGGCGGCGTTGATCGACGAGCTGTGGGGGGACCGGCCGCCCAGGGCTCCGGCAAATGCGTTACAGACCCACGTGTCCCGGCTGCGCGCGCTGCTCCCCGACGGCGCGATCGAGATGGGGCCGGCCGGATATCGGCTGGCGTTGCGCCGGGACCAGGTGGACCTGGCCGCTGCGCAGGACCGGCTGCGCCGCGCCGCCACCGCCGAACCCGCAGTGCAGCTGCGGATCGCCCGGCAGGTGCGGGCGCTGCGGCGCGGGGAGTCCGGCGCCGACCTGCCCGCCGGACCGCTGGCCGCCGAGCTTGCGGCGACCGCAAACCGGCTGTGGGCCGAACTGGACCTGCTGGAGGTCGAGGCCGGTCTCGCGGCCGGTGATCCGTCCGGTGCCCTCGCCCCGGCCCGCGCGGCCACCGTGGCGGCGCCCCTGGACGAGCCGGCGCATGCGCGCCTGATGTCTGTGCTCCTCGCACTCGGGCGGCCGAACGAGGCGTTGGCGGTGTTCGCCGGCATCCGATTCCGGCTTGCCGAGGAGTTGGGTGCCGATCCGGGGCCCGAGCTGGTCGAGCTGAACACCGCAGCGCTCCAGGGGTCGGGTCCGGCTGCGCCGACGCACCGGGCGATCGGCCTGCGAGCCGCGCCGAACGTGCTGCTCGGCCGGGATGCGGACCTCGCCGCGGTGGATGCGGCGCTGCGGAGCTCCCGGGTGGTCACCGTGCTCGGTCCGGGCGGAACCGGAAAAACCCGGGTAGCCAACGAGATCGGCATTCGCCGGGCGGTCGGGTGTCGGGTGGTGCTGGTCGAGCTGGCGCCGGTGCGCGACGGCAGCGGCGTGCTCACCGGAATCGGCGCGACCCTCGGCCTCGGCGAGATCGATCGCCAGCCGGGCGCACTCGGCCGTGGCCGGGTGCGTGGCCTGGGGGACCGGCTGCGTGAGTCGTTGGCCGCGCAACCGGCACTGCTGATCCTGGACAACTGCGAGCAGGTGATCGAGGCCGTCGCCGACATCGTCGGTGACCTGATCGCCACCTGCCCCGATCTCGCCGTGTTGACCACCAGCCGATCGCCGTTGGCGATCGCTGCCGAGGTGGTGTACCCGTTGCCGCCGTTGGCGATCCACGACGACGGTGGTCCGGCCGCGGAGCTTTTCCGGCAGCGGGCACAGGCGGTCCGGCCGTCGGTCCGGCTGGATTCCGCGCAGGTCGCCGGGTTGTGCCGCACCCTGGATGGTCTGCCGCTGGCAATCGAGCTCGCGGCGGCGCGGGTACGCACCATGAGCGTCACCGAGATCGGTGCGCGGCTCGACCAGCGCTTCGCGTTCCTGCGCGGCGGTGACCGCACCGCGCCGGAACGGCACCGCACCCTGCAGGCGGTGATCGACTGGAGCTGGAACCTGCTGGTGCCCGCCGAGCAGGCGGCTTTGCGGCGGCTGTGCCGGTTCCCGGCCGGGTTCACCCTGGCCGCCGCCCAGCGGGTAGCCGGCGGGCCGGATATCCCCGATGTGCCTGCGGCCCTGGATGGTCTGGTCGGCCAGTCGCTGTTGTCGGTCGACGAGGACGACACCGGTGTGGTCCGCTACCACATGCTGGAGACCGTGCGCGAATACGGCGAGGTGCAGCTCGCCGCAGCCGCCGAGGCGGACGCGGTCGAGCGTGGAACAGCTTTGTGGGCCATCGATTTCGTCGACAAGGCGCGGGCCGGGTTCGGTTCCCCGGCGCAGGTGGCCGCGGTGCTGGCAGTCGCGGCCGAGCAGGA
Above is a genomic segment from Skermania piniformis containing:
- a CDS encoding BTAD domain-containing putative transcriptional regulator produces the protein MSSGDTGSGADLSDPVPVVVGLLGEIAVCRDGQLAALSGGRARVLLTALAIDPGRSHSAAALIDELWGDRPPRAPANALQTHVSRLRALLPDGAIEMGPAGYRLALRRDQVDLAAAQDRLRRAATAEPAVQLRIARQVRALRRGESGADLPAGPLAAELAATANRLWAELDLLEVEAGLAAGDPSGALAPARAATVAAPLDEPAHARLMSVLLALGRPNEALAVFAGIRFRLAEELGADPGPELVELNTAALQGSGPAAPTHRAIGLRAAPNVLLGRDADLAAVDAALRSSRVVTVLGPGGTGKTRVANEIGIRRAVGCRVVLVELAPVRDGSGVLTGIGATLGLGEIDRQPGALGRGRVRGLGDRLRESLAAQPALLILDNCEQVIEAVADIVGDLIATCPDLAVLTTSRSPLAIAAEVVYPLPPLAIHDDGGPAAELFRQRAQAVRPSVRLDSAQVAGLCRTLDGLPLAIELAAARVRTMSVTEIGARLDQRFAFLRGGDRTAPERHRTLQAVIDWSWNLLVPAEQAALRRLCRFPAGFTLAAAQRVAGGPDIPDVPAALDGLVGQSLLSVDEDDTGVVRYHMLETVREYGEVQLAAAAEADAVERGTALWAIDFVDKARAGFGSPAQVAAVLAVAAEQDNLVAILRRGLDTGDAGTVYSVFPALGILWVARGAHSEVAAVAPRVLALDPRPAGTRISADLLTTSYLLAAGHLLFAGQVRPLALVRSRIRPLLHSRTDWTGSVRLHAELLCGRLNVRTAGRRLAEAVRSADPEVAASALQTRAQISENLGDIHGSRRDAERALPLLEPGNAFGRSAILQHLGSLCGQSGRHEEAVTHYRAAIGELQRLQAWDEADQLRAYLAAALVGAGRLDEARAELGSVRRVPSGPPPDAPEGFGGDQRSASLLVAQGEIERAEGRPEAALATFRSAVVAGGAPTEPLGLLLLSDVIGAHVLEGRPREIDDLVPQLVSGARVQYGTFRDTPQLGSVAIAVGSYGVAIGREVRDSLDLLAAGLAAHPRQDYLSLRSTDHLDAARQTVGAAMVDAALARWTGRTRRRAGDVILDLLGRR
- a CDS encoding phosphotransferase; the protein is MTTGQVGGRGSVLGPAEVSDAELERIVAEWLGHPPDTVRLLRCVAEVVPYELEAITTAGRYWVYGAVATPDGEQPFRFFVKHVRSFARSPRFAMVPPHLREWAADTVPWRSEARVYASDLADRLPPGLRMPRVAAIRELDEFSTAIWLEAVPAVPHTWTVADLGRAAHSIGRLAARPAVQELNAIGGHPASHPIRSYVDGRFMSQVRPMLFDDAIWLHPLLTASFDGALIERLRVAADAVPAYADELDALPSAASHGDASTNNLLVRADTDELTLIDFGFWTPKPLGFDIRQLLIGEVQLGRRPAADLPAIDAAVTAGYLAGVRDEGDATDPQAIRRCHALCLLLYSGLSLFPWEQLGDPSAITPEQVAAARERAAATRFCLDLAEAAP